One genomic window of Corynebacterium diphtheriae includes the following:
- a CDS encoding peptide chain release factor 3 — MSSVAQEAHRRRTFAVIAHPDAGKSTLTEALALHAHVISEAGAVHGKGNRKATVSDWMEMEKDRGISIASSALQFEYAPEGHSGEPFMINLVDTPGHADFSEDTYRVLTAVDAAVMLIDAAKGLEPQTLKLFRVCKARGLPIITVINKWDRPGRTPLELVDEIVTEIDLQPTPLFWPVGDAGDFRGLARINPDGEAEEYIRFLRTAGGSTIAPEEHYTPEEASSREETAWDTAAEEVELLAADGAVHNQELFLECTTSPLIFASAMLNFGVHQILDTLCELAPQPHGRESDERAVEAATGAFDSSREVTDEFSGVVFKVQAGMDKNHRDSLAFMRVVSGEFDRGMQVTHAQSGRSFSTKYALTVFGRTRSTVESAFPGDIVGLVNAGSLAPGDTIFAGRKVQYPPMPQFAPEHFRTLRAKSLGKYKQFRKALDQLAAEGVVQILKNDARGDAAPVMAAVGPMQFEVMMARMQNEYNVETVADPIPYSVARRTTPETATELAKQRGVEIFTRTDGELVALFGDKWKLAFIEKEHPEFELLPMVAD; from the coding sequence ATGAGTTCTGTTGCGCAAGAAGCCCATCGCCGTCGTACATTTGCTGTTATCGCTCACCCTGATGCTGGTAAGTCAACGCTGACGGAGGCGTTGGCGTTGCATGCGCATGTGATCAGCGAAGCTGGCGCGGTGCACGGCAAGGGTAATCGTAAGGCGACTGTCTCTGACTGGATGGAGATGGAAAAGGATCGTGGTATTTCGATCGCTTCGTCTGCGCTGCAGTTTGAGTATGCCCCCGAGGGCCATTCTGGCGAACCGTTCATGATCAACTTGGTGGATACCCCCGGTCACGCTGATTTCTCTGAGGATACGTACCGTGTGCTGACCGCAGTTGATGCGGCAGTCATGCTTATCGACGCAGCCAAAGGTCTCGAGCCGCAAACTCTCAAACTTTTCCGTGTATGTAAGGCCCGCGGTTTGCCGATCATTACTGTGATCAACAAGTGGGACCGCCCTGGCCGTACTCCGCTCGAGCTTGTCGACGAAATCGTCACCGAAATCGATCTCCAACCTACTCCCCTGTTTTGGCCGGTTGGCGACGCCGGTGATTTCCGCGGTCTTGCACGCATTAACCCCGATGGTGAAGCAGAAGAATACATTCGATTCCTGCGCACCGCTGGTGGATCCACCATTGCCCCAGAGGAGCACTACACGCCGGAGGAAGCCTCCTCCCGTGAGGAAACGGCATGGGACACTGCTGCTGAAGAAGTCGAATTACTGGCGGCGGATGGGGCTGTGCATAATCAAGAGCTCTTCTTGGAGTGCACCACCTCACCGCTGATCTTTGCCTCTGCCATGTTGAACTTCGGTGTGCATCAGATTTTGGATACTCTCTGCGAGCTCGCACCGCAGCCGCATGGCCGAGAATCAGATGAGCGTGCCGTAGAGGCCGCAACTGGTGCTTTTGATTCCTCACGGGAAGTTACTGACGAGTTCTCTGGCGTTGTGTTTAAAGTCCAGGCTGGTATGGACAAAAATCACCGCGACTCCTTGGCGTTTATGCGTGTGGTTTCTGGCGAGTTCGACCGTGGCATGCAGGTAACGCATGCACAATCTGGGCGTAGTTTTTCCACGAAGTACGCCCTGACTGTGTTCGGCCGTACCCGTTCGACTGTGGAATCGGCGTTTCCTGGCGATATCGTGGGTCTTGTTAACGCGGGATCGTTGGCTCCTGGCGACACTATCTTTGCTGGTCGTAAGGTTCAGTATCCTCCGATGCCACAGTTCGCTCCAGAGCACTTCCGCACACTGCGCGCAAAGTCGCTAGGAAAATACAAACAGTTCCGTAAGGCATTGGATCAGTTGGCAGCTGAAGGCGTTGTTCAGATCCTGAAAAATGATGCGCGTGGCGACGCCGCCCCCGTCATGGCTGCTGTTGGCCCCATGCAGTTCGAGGTCATGATGGCTCGTATGCAAAACGAGTACAACGTAGAAACCGTTGCCGATCCCATCCCATACTCTGTTGCTCGTCGCACCACCCCAGAAACAGCTACAGAGCTGGCAAAACAACGCGGCGTGGAGATCTTCACGCGTACCGACGGCGAACTGGTTGCACTGTTTGGCGACAAGTGGAAACTCGCCTTCATCGAAAAAGAGCACCCCGAATTTGAGCTGCTCCCCATGGTTGCTGATTAA
- a CDS encoding SDR family NAD(P)-dependent oxidoreductase: MMSERTFIVTGASDGIGAAAVRRLRRQFPGDRVIIVGRNPVKTQAVARECGVRFHVADFEDLGQVSRLAAELGDLPRIDGLANNAGGLFDGPVFTRDGWERTWQVNVVAPFLLTSLLRPQLEAATVVQTASIANMLMSWFRPDDPDSSRGFSSERAYGNAKLGDILMTRYFHAHGLRSVAFHPGVLATGFAQGTSGVLGRLYSGAIGKRFDSPDAGGRLLVRFLTEEVESGMYYNNKLSAGWQRPIARNPKVASRVFDDLSSQLGVSWG, encoded by the coding sequence ATGATGAGTGAACGCACCTTTATTGTTACTGGCGCTTCGGATGGGATTGGGGCTGCTGCGGTACGGCGGCTGCGTCGTCAATTTCCTGGTGATCGTGTGATCATTGTTGGTCGTAATCCGGTAAAGACACAGGCTGTTGCGCGTGAGTGCGGGGTGCGTTTTCATGTGGCGGATTTTGAGGATTTGGGTCAGGTGAGCCGGTTGGCTGCGGAGCTTGGTGATCTGCCGCGTATTGATGGGTTGGCGAATAATGCGGGCGGGCTTTTCGACGGCCCCGTTTTCACTCGTGACGGGTGGGAGCGGACATGGCAGGTCAATGTGGTGGCACCGTTTTTGTTGACGTCGTTATTGCGTCCGCAATTGGAGGCTGCAACGGTGGTTCAGACGGCGTCGATAGCTAATATGTTGATGTCGTGGTTTCGTCCGGATGATCCTGATTCCTCACGGGGGTTTTCGTCTGAGAGGGCCTACGGCAATGCAAAACTGGGCGATATTTTGATGACTCGTTATTTCCATGCGCATGGTCTGCGTTCGGTGGCATTCCACCCTGGTGTTCTGGCTACGGGTTTTGCGCAGGGAACGTCGGGGGTATTGGGGCGGTTGTATTCGGGCGCGATCGGAAAGCGGTTTGATTCTCCTGATGCTGGTGGCCGATTGTTGGTTCGTTTCCTCACGGAGGAGGTGGAGTCGGGGATGTATTACAACAACAAACTTTCGGCAGGCTGGCAGCGTCCGATTGCGCGAAATCCCAAGGTTGCTTCTCGTGTTTTCGATGATCTGAGTTCGCAGCTTGGGGTGAGCTGGGGCTAA
- the pth gene encoding aminoacyl-tRNA hydrolase, whose protein sequence is MGFFSDVVARIRGVGQSGLSGAEPVDWVVVGLGNPGVRYASTRHNVGYMVIDELLGAVGLLPLRGFKASGAVIEVGGRRVLVVRSSTFMNTSGEAVGPIVQEYGVSPDHVVVVHDELDLPAHKVRVKVGGNENGHNGLKSVSQWLGTRDYVRIRVGIGRPPRGETVPDYVLGALDSGADFDAAVRCGADAVRLVVERGVSVAQNEIHRR, encoded by the coding sequence ATGGGATTTTTTAGTGATGTTGTCGCTCGTATTCGTGGTGTTGGCCAATCGGGTTTGTCGGGGGCCGAGCCTGTGGATTGGGTTGTTGTGGGATTGGGTAATCCTGGGGTTCGGTATGCGTCGACACGCCATAACGTGGGTTATATGGTGATTGATGAATTGTTGGGGGCTGTTGGGTTGTTGCCGCTGCGGGGGTTTAAGGCGTCTGGTGCTGTCATTGAGGTTGGGGGTCGCCGCGTGTTGGTGGTGCGATCGTCGACGTTTATGAACACGTCCGGTGAGGCTGTGGGGCCAATTGTCCAAGAGTATGGGGTGTCGCCGGATCATGTTGTTGTGGTTCATGATGAATTGGATCTGCCGGCGCATAAGGTTCGTGTGAAGGTGGGTGGTAATGAGAATGGCCACAATGGGTTGAAGTCGGTGTCGCAATGGTTGGGCACTCGTGATTATGTGCGGATTCGTGTGGGGATTGGCCGTCCTCCCCGTGGGGAAACTGTGCCGGATTATGTGCTTGGTGCGTTGGATTCTGGTGCAGATTTTGATGCCGCGGTTCGTTGTGGGGCGGATGCGGTTCGTCTTGTGGTTGAGCGGGGTGTGAGTGTGGCTCAGAATGAGATTCATCGTCGTTGA
- a CDS encoding HNH endonuclease signature motif containing protein, which produces MSITAQLAALAGHGIELAKEIFAHGTSLKSKEDLAAVLGFDPTRVGRYQKTAKALFGPTDQPQLRAQAIDIAQKNNFSIDVLALINCKVGRLADAPLREEFRLELHRFAVDNGYTAIKQFANDQLEKRNGPNPARQHSLRYARFSHHPDANGMRYLITSLPDETMTAIEAKLVDKAKTRKSDTISMQQALADALSDALLGDFPVSQSSRPLREGLIMIPADGWRHVGDQWLVSTDGAKIHASELADHLLADFGYAIVYDEMAEPVDLYRTQRFANDKQRLILTADQLLCADPQCTRAAYRGQAHHIEAWKNGGDTNLKNLCLTCGPHNALNDDDHAKGKHKNGHYVRDKHNGRIGWQPPDPTKSIRFNNHVLAQKSARSWAIRHFGL; this is translated from the coding sequence ATGAGCATTACCGCACAGCTGGCTGCGCTCGCGGGCCATGGGATCGAATTAGCGAAGGAAATCTTCGCTCACGGGACGAGTCTGAAATCCAAAGAGGACCTTGCCGCTGTTTTGGGCTTCGATCCGACTCGCGTGGGGCGCTATCAGAAAACAGCGAAAGCGCTTTTTGGTCCCACGGACCAGCCACAGCTGCGAGCTCAGGCTATTGACATCGCTCAAAAGAACAATTTCAGCATTGATGTGTTGGCACTGATTAACTGCAAAGTAGGGCGGCTTGCTGACGCCCCTCTCCGTGAGGAATTTCGCCTCGAACTTCACCGGTTTGCTGTTGATAATGGGTATACAGCGATCAAACAATTCGCCAACGATCAACTCGAAAAGCGTAATGGCCCTAATCCTGCGCGTCAGCATTCTCTACGGTATGCGAGGTTTTCCCATCACCCCGATGCCAATGGCATGCGATACCTCATTACGAGCTTGCCTGATGAAACGATGACGGCGATCGAAGCGAAACTCGTCGATAAGGCAAAAACCCGCAAAAGCGACACAATCTCCATGCAACAAGCGCTTGCCGACGCACTTTCCGATGCATTGCTTGGCGATTTTCCGGTGTCCCAGTCATCGCGTCCTCTCCGTGAGGGACTCATCATGATTCCCGCCGATGGCTGGCGTCACGTGGGGGATCAGTGGCTAGTTTCTACGGATGGGGCGAAGATTCACGCTTCTGAGCTTGCTGATCATTTACTTGCGGATTTCGGATATGCCATCGTCTACGACGAAATGGCAGAGCCTGTGGATCTTTATCGAACGCAGCGCTTTGCTAATGACAAACAGCGTTTGATTCTTACAGCTGATCAACTGTTGTGCGCGGATCCGCAGTGTACCCGTGCTGCGTATCGCGGCCAGGCTCATCACATCGAGGCTTGGAAAAACGGTGGCGACACGAATCTGAAGAATCTTTGTCTAACATGCGGTCCACATAATGCACTCAACGATGACGACCATGCCAAAGGGAAGCACAAAAACGGCCACTACGTGAGGGATAAACACAACGGCCGGATTGGATGGCAGCCCCCAGATCCTACGAAATCGATTCGTTTCAACAATCACGTGTTGGCCCAGAAGTCTGCACGCTCGTGGGCAATCAGGCATTTCGGGCTGTGA
- the pth gene encoding aminoacyl-tRNA hydrolase, producing the protein MTSPYLIVGLGNPGPEYTKTRHNIGYMAIDELLTRTSPMPATLTVHKKTNTLVAETRLGTQKVIVAKPRAFMNLTGPSVRKLADFFTVDRDRIVVLYDDLDLEFGAIKFRHGGGDHGHNGLKSITQALGTKDYIRGGIGIGRPPGRMAPKSFVLKPFSKIEQSELPIVCADAADEVERITTSEL; encoded by the coding sequence GTGACTTCGCCATATCTGATCGTCGGCCTTGGAAACCCAGGACCGGAATACACAAAAACACGCCATAACATCGGTTACATGGCTATCGACGAACTCCTCACGAGAACCAGTCCCATGCCAGCCACGCTTACCGTGCATAAAAAGACCAACACGCTAGTGGCAGAAACTCGGTTGGGAACGCAGAAGGTTATCGTCGCAAAGCCGCGCGCGTTTATGAATCTTACGGGCCCTTCCGTGAGGAAACTCGCGGATTTCTTTACGGTAGATAGAGATCGCATCGTTGTCTTATACGACGACTTAGACTTGGAGTTCGGTGCCATCAAGTTTCGCCACGGGGGTGGGGACCACGGGCACAACGGGTTGAAGTCAATCACGCAGGCTTTGGGAACAAAGGATTATATCCGTGGCGGAATAGGAATCGGTCGTCCACCAGGGCGGATGGCTCCGAAAAGTTTTGTACTGAAGCCTTTTTCTAAAATTGAGCAGTCTGAATTGCCAATTGTGTGCGCAGATGCGGCAGACGAGGTGGAGAGGATTACCACTTCCGAGCTTTAG
- a CDS encoding 50S ribosomal protein L25/general stress protein Ctc has protein sequence MADYTTIAAQPRNEFGKGFARRLRVAGQVPGVIYGVDVEAPIHFSINRLELHAVLRAHGVNAIIELDIEGEKHLTMIKHVDQNVLTLNADHVDLLAIKRGEKVEVEVPVVLTGETAPGTTLVQDADVVLVEADVLSIPEEITFSVEGLDVDSKVLAGDLAMPANTSLVADAETVIASVNHEEVAEEAEETEGEDAEEAPAAEGEE, from the coding sequence ATGGCTGATTACACCACCATTGCTGCACAACCCCGTAACGAATTCGGCAAGGGCTTCGCTCGTCGTCTCCGCGTTGCAGGTCAGGTTCCTGGCGTCATCTACGGCGTAGACGTTGAGGCTCCAATCCACTTCTCCATCAACCGTCTCGAGCTGCACGCTGTTCTCCGCGCGCACGGCGTTAACGCCATCATCGAGCTCGACATCGAGGGCGAGAAGCACCTCACCATGATCAAGCACGTTGATCAGAACGTCTTGACCCTCAACGCTGACCACGTTGACCTCCTCGCCATCAAACGCGGCGAAAAGGTTGAGGTCGAGGTTCCTGTGGTTCTCACCGGTGAGACCGCACCAGGCACCACCTTGGTTCAGGATGCTGACGTTGTCCTCGTTGAGGCAGACGTTCTCTCCATCCCAGAAGAGATCACCTTCTCCGTCGAGGGCCTCGACGTAGATTCCAAGGTTCTCGCAGGCGACCTCGCAATGCCAGCCAACACCTCCTTGGTTGCAGACGCTGAAACCGTTATTGCTTCCGTCAACCATGAAGAAGTTGCTGAAGAAGCAGAAGAGACTGAAGGCGAAGACGCCGAAGAAGCTCCAGCTGCAGAAGGCGAAGAGTAA
- the pulA gene encoding type I pullulanase: MTTTNSYTGQLGAFLTPHGDTCFRVWSPDAATADLLIENHTVSMHPIGDGAWEAKLKGDRHGQRYSYRLSLRGETIESVDPYARAVTANGTHGVVVTQSHPVPRMPSFSEPTDAIIYEAHVRDLSIAPNSGIHNKGRFLGLTERDTHTTAGNPSGLDYILSLGVTHIQLLPIFDFGSVDETGDLSYNAQYNWGYDPMNYNAPEGSYSSNSNDPFTRIDELKHTIRTLHDAGLRVIMDVVYNHVYDTTTSPLERTAPGHYFRMTDDGAFHDGTFCGNETASENPMMRKFIIDSVTHWATEYGLDGFRFDLMGIHDVDTMNAIRTALDAIDPSIIILGEGWNLGNHPPHILPANQHNAAHMPRIAHFNDSLRDTLKGSTFHSNSRGLLTGDHNPKHMWTLFNNIKGAQHLPGLNFTSANHTVNYIEAHDNHTLYDRLHLLLPNTPHDELIRRCQLATTIQYLACGITFIHAGQEFARTKNNTENSYNSPDHINAIDYDRAAQHPHSVQLLRDLNNFRKTHTELFPTEYDDINELYEATLVSGDFLTYSVGKQTTVAINFSTQPRSIPTEGYFAVLLDDHVFPTDKQIETNSWTVAPLSVSILQQVS; the protein is encoded by the coding sequence ATGACCACAACCAACTCCTACACCGGCCAACTCGGCGCCTTCCTCACTCCCCACGGGGACACCTGTTTTCGAGTCTGGTCTCCCGACGCCGCAACCGCTGACCTCCTCATCGAAAACCACACCGTGAGCATGCACCCCATCGGCGATGGGGCATGGGAGGCGAAACTAAAGGGCGATCGCCACGGTCAACGGTATAGTTACCGTCTTTCCCTCCGTGGGGAAACGATAGAATCAGTAGACCCCTATGCTCGGGCGGTCACGGCGAACGGAACGCATGGGGTCGTCGTCACGCAATCTCATCCCGTGCCCCGCATGCCGTCCTTTAGCGAACCCACCGACGCCATCATTTATGAAGCACACGTACGCGACCTCAGCATCGCTCCCAACAGCGGAATCCACAACAAAGGCCGCTTCCTAGGACTCACCGAACGCGACACCCACACCACCGCTGGCAACCCCAGCGGCCTCGACTACATCCTGAGCCTCGGGGTCACCCACATCCAGCTCCTGCCCATCTTCGACTTCGGCTCCGTCGACGAAACCGGCGACCTTAGCTACAACGCCCAATACAACTGGGGCTACGACCCCATGAATTACAACGCGCCCGAAGGCTCCTACTCCAGCAACTCCAACGACCCCTTCACGCGCATCGACGAACTCAAACACACCATCCGCACGCTTCACGACGCAGGCCTGCGCGTCATCATGGACGTCGTCTACAACCACGTCTACGACACCACCACCTCCCCACTCGAACGCACCGCCCCCGGTCACTACTTCCGCATGACCGACGACGGCGCCTTCCACGACGGCACCTTCTGCGGCAACGAAACCGCCTCCGAAAACCCCATGATGCGCAAATTCATCATCGACTCCGTCACCCACTGGGCCACCGAATACGGCCTCGACGGCTTCCGATTCGACCTCATGGGCATCCACGACGTCGACACCATGAACGCCATCCGCACAGCCCTCGACGCCATCGACCCCTCCATCATCATCCTCGGCGAAGGCTGGAACCTCGGCAACCACCCACCACACATCCTCCCAGCCAACCAACACAACGCCGCCCACATGCCACGCATCGCCCACTTCAACGACTCCCTCCGCGACACCCTCAAAGGAAGCACATTCCACTCCAACTCCCGCGGACTACTCACCGGCGACCACAACCCCAAACACATGTGGACCCTCTTCAACAACATCAAAGGCGCCCAACACCTCCCAGGACTCAACTTCACCAGCGCCAATCACACCGTCAACTACATCGAAGCCCACGACAACCACACCCTCTACGACCGCCTCCACCTCCTCCTACCCAACACGCCTCACGACGAGCTCATCCGACGCTGCCAACTCGCCACCACCATCCAATACCTCGCCTGCGGAATCACCTTCATCCACGCAGGACAAGAATTCGCCCGCACAAAAAACAACACCGAAAACTCCTACAACTCACCCGACCACATCAACGCCATCGACTACGACCGCGCCGCACAACACCCCCACAGCGTCCAACTCCTTCGCGACCTCAACAACTTCAGAAAAACACACACCGAGCTGTTCCCCACCGAATACGACGACATCAACGAGCTCTACGAAGCAACGCTCGTGAGCGGTGACTTCCTCACCTACTCCGTGGGGAAACAAACAACAGTCGCCATTAACTTTTCAACGCAACCACGCTCGATCCCCACGGAGGGATACTTCGCAGTGCTTCTCGACGACCATGTGTTCCCCACGGACAAACAGATTGAAACGAACTCGTGGACGGTCGCTCCTCTCTCCGTAAGCATCCTCCAGCAAGTTAGTTGA
- a CDS encoding ribose-phosphate diphosphokinase, producing MTSHNWTANQKNLMVLTGRAHPELADAVAKELGVEITPTTARDFANGEIFVRFEESVRGCDAFVLQSHTQPLNKWLMEQLIMIDALKRGSAKRITAILPFYPYARQDKKHRGREPISARLVADLLRTAGADRIVSVDLHTDQIQGFFDGPVDHMHAMPILTDYIKGKYDLDNVVVVSPDAGRVKVAEKWANTLGDAPMAFVHKTRSVDVANEVVANRVVGDVAGKTAILLDDMIDTGGTIAGAVGVLRDAGAEDVIIACTHGVFSGPARERLSQCGAKEVITTDTLPQSTEGWDNLTVLSIAPLLAKTIHEIFENGSVTTLFEGQA from the coding sequence ATGACTTCGCACAACTGGACCGCGAACCAGAAGAATTTGATGGTATTAACTGGTCGCGCCCACCCAGAGCTTGCCGACGCCGTCGCAAAGGAACTGGGCGTAGAAATCACCCCCACCACCGCACGCGACTTTGCCAACGGTGAAATCTTCGTCCGCTTCGAAGAGTCCGTCCGTGGCTGCGACGCATTCGTCCTCCAGTCACACACCCAGCCACTCAACAAGTGGCTGATGGAGCAGCTCATCATGATCGACGCCCTCAAGCGTGGATCCGCCAAGCGCATCACCGCAATCCTGCCGTTCTACCCTTACGCACGTCAGGACAAGAAGCACCGCGGCCGCGAGCCCATCTCCGCTCGCCTCGTCGCAGATTTGCTCCGCACCGCCGGCGCTGACCGCATCGTCTCCGTCGACCTGCACACTGACCAGATCCAAGGCTTCTTCGACGGTCCAGTCGACCACATGCACGCGATGCCAATCCTCACGGACTATATCAAGGGCAAGTACGATCTCGACAACGTCGTTGTCGTCTCCCCAGACGCAGGCCGTGTTAAGGTCGCCGAAAAATGGGCTAACACCCTTGGCGATGCCCCCATGGCATTCGTCCACAAGACCCGCTCCGTCGACGTAGCCAACGAAGTCGTCGCCAACCGCGTTGTCGGCGACGTAGCCGGCAAGACCGCCATCCTCCTCGACGACATGATCGACACCGGCGGAACCATCGCCGGCGCAGTCGGAGTCCTTCGCGACGCCGGTGCCGAAGACGTCATCATCGCCTGCACCCACGGCGTATTCTCCGGCCCAGCCCGCGAACGCCTCTCCCAGTGCGGCGCCAAGGAAGTCATCACCACCGACACCCTGCCACAGTCCACCGAAGGCTGGGACAACCTCACCGTCTTGTCCATCGCACCACTGCTGGCAAAGACCATCCACGAAATTTTCGAAAACGGCTCTGTGACCACCCTCTTCGAGGGCCAAGCTTAA
- the glmU gene encoding bifunctional UDP-N-acetylglucosamine diphosphorylase/glucosamine-1-phosphate N-acetyltransferase GlmU, with protein sequence MSPVSNPHSSAVIVLAAGAGTRMKSAKQKTLHSIGGRSLLAHSLHAAAGLSPQRIVAVIGHRREQVRPEVEAVAATVGCEISVAVQEQQNGTGHAVQCAMHELEGFEGTVVVTNGDVPLLRSETLRSLVDAHTAVPTAVTVLTMSLSDPTGYGRIVRNEEGEVTAIVEQKDGDEETLKITEVNSGVFAFDAAILRSSLGKLDSNNAQGELYLTDVLSIARTEGHPVRAYRAHDHRELAGVNDRVQLAQAGKILNQRLVEDAMRNGATIVDPDTTWIDSEVTIGRDVIIHPGTQLLGNTSIADNCVLGPDTTLTNMVIDEDAHVIRTHGFDSRIGAHANIGPFTYIRPGTVVGENGKLGGFVEAKNAQIGRGSKVPHLTYIGDATVGEESNIGASSVFVNYDGVNKHHTTIGSHVRTGSDTMFIAPVTVGDGAYSGAGTVIKEDVPAGALVVSGGKQRNIEGWVEKNRPGTPAADAARQAHAHETKEG encoded by the coding sequence ATGTCACCTGTGAGCAATCCTCATTCCAGCGCAGTGATCGTGTTAGCGGCCGGAGCTGGCACCCGAATGAAATCCGCAAAACAAAAAACTTTGCACTCGATCGGTGGCCGTTCGCTGCTGGCGCATTCCCTGCACGCAGCAGCAGGATTAAGCCCACAGCGCATCGTGGCAGTTATCGGACATCGTCGTGAGCAAGTCCGCCCCGAGGTCGAGGCCGTTGCCGCCACCGTGGGCTGCGAAATCTCCGTAGCGGTCCAAGAGCAACAAAACGGCACTGGCCATGCGGTTCAATGCGCGATGCACGAACTCGAAGGCTTCGAAGGCACTGTCGTGGTCACTAACGGCGATGTTCCATTGTTGCGATCAGAAACGCTTCGCTCGCTTGTCGACGCCCACACCGCCGTCCCCACGGCCGTCACCGTGCTCACCATGTCGCTGAGCGATCCCACCGGCTATGGCCGCATCGTACGCAACGAAGAAGGAGAAGTCACCGCCATTGTTGAGCAAAAAGACGGTGATGAAGAAACCCTCAAGATCACCGAAGTCAACTCTGGTGTTTTTGCTTTCGATGCCGCCATTTTGCGATCCAGCCTCGGCAAACTGGATTCCAACAACGCCCAAGGCGAGCTCTACCTCACCGATGTTTTAAGCATCGCACGCACCGAAGGCCACCCCGTTCGCGCATACCGCGCACACGATCACCGTGAACTCGCCGGAGTCAACGATCGCGTTCAGCTCGCCCAAGCAGGAAAAATCCTGAATCAGCGTCTCGTCGAAGATGCCATGCGTAACGGTGCCACCATCGTCGATCCCGACACCACGTGGATCGACTCCGAAGTCACCATCGGACGCGACGTTATCATCCATCCGGGGACCCAACTTTTGGGGAATACCAGCATCGCGGATAACTGTGTGCTTGGCCCCGACACCACCTTGACCAACATGGTCATTGACGAAGACGCACATGTGATTCGCACCCACGGATTCGATTCACGCATCGGCGCCCACGCCAACATTGGCCCCTTCACCTACATCCGTCCTGGGACCGTTGTGGGCGAAAACGGCAAACTCGGTGGCTTCGTCGAAGCCAAGAATGCCCAGATTGGACGCGGTTCCAAAGTGCCACACCTGACCTACATTGGCGATGCCACGGTAGGTGAAGAGTCCAACATTGGTGCCTCCAGCGTCTTCGTAAACTACGACGGTGTGAACAAGCATCACACCACGATTGGCTCCCATGTACGCACCGGCTCCGACACCATGTTTATCGCTCCAGTCACCGTGGGCGACGGCGCATACTCTGGAGCAGGTACAGTAATTAAAGAGGATGTTCCCGCGGGAGCACTCGTCGTCTCCGGCGGCAAACAACGCAACATTGAAGGCTGGGTGGAAAAAAACCGCCCCGGCACTCCAGCTGCCGATGCCGCCCGTCAGGCACATGCCCACGAAACCAAGGAAGGTTAA
- a CDS encoding LysR family transcriptional regulator, with translation MANVKTFVEPTALALLIAVDEYGSVSAAADIVGTSQANASRSLSRAEHRLGAQLLDRGPQGTTLNAAGQIVVQHARTIIRGYHDLEAASRNLGDSPVGLRIAASNTIADHLLPHWLHVWEGSVLALTTTNSSEVVAGIHRRQWDLGFIEAPEFSAGIHHSVVAHDELIVVCTPDHPMTQLDHVTITDLSTTALITREKGSGTRICLERALGQPPLIKLEVSSNAAVRSAVLSGSAPTVLSHTVVKDDLAAGSLKRIPTEGIDLTRPLTAVWSGPRALPPTAAQLVAVARELSCTESSL, from the coding sequence GTGGCCAATGTGAAAACTTTTGTCGAGCCCACAGCTCTCGCACTACTCATCGCAGTCGACGAATACGGCAGCGTGAGCGCCGCTGCGGACATCGTGGGCACGTCGCAAGCAAATGCCAGCCGATCCCTCAGCCGTGCCGAACATCGCCTCGGAGCCCAACTCCTCGACCGCGGCCCCCAAGGCACCACCCTCAACGCAGCCGGACAAATCGTGGTCCAACACGCACGCACCATCATCCGCGGCTACCACGACCTCGAAGCCGCCTCTCGAAACCTCGGTGACTCCCCCGTGGGGCTACGAATCGCTGCCAGCAACACCATCGCCGATCACCTACTCCCACACTGGCTTCATGTTTGGGAAGGCTCAGTACTAGCACTAACCACCACCAATAGTTCAGAAGTAGTCGCTGGCATCCACCGCCGCCAATGGGACCTCGGATTTATCGAAGCCCCAGAATTTAGCGCCGGAATCCATCACAGTGTGGTTGCCCACGACGAGCTCATCGTGGTGTGCACACCCGATCACCCCATGACACAGCTCGACCACGTCACCATCACCGATCTATCTACCACCGCACTCATCACCCGCGAAAAAGGATCAGGTACACGCATCTGTCTCGAACGCGCCTTGGGACAACCGCCGCTGATCAAATTAGAAGTGTCATCAAATGCTGCGGTTCGATCCGCTGTCCTTTCCGGATCAGCTCCAACAGTTTTATCGCATACGGTAGTCAAAGACGATCTAGCTGCAGGATCACTTAAACGAATCCCCACGGAGGGAATCGACCTCACCCGTCCCCTGACTGCTGTGTGGTCAGGGCCACGAGCCCTTCCTCCTACTGCCGCACAATTGGTTGCAGTGGCGCGTGAGCTTTCGTGCACTGAGTCATCGCTATAA